GTGCCACCGGGAGCCGGCCCTGAGCGCACTCCCGTCCGGGTAACGGGGAAGGAGCCggggcggcccccgccgcgcTCCTTCCCAGGTGATGCCAAAGGCAGATAAGGAGCCGCCGCCTTCGTCTAGACTCGGGGATGAATACACGCGAGGGGGACGGCTGGCCTCGCCGCCCCCGGGGAGAAGGGGAGGCGGCACCGCACCGCGGCAGGTGCGGGCACGAcccggccgggccccgggggCTGCTCCTTGCGCCGAAAGGGAAACCTGCGCTCCGCCTCCCCGGCTATAAATAAGCGGCCCCGGTCGGGAAAGCCGATTAGcgcggtgcgggggggggggggggggggggggggaggccgtcCCGACCCGCACCCCAGCCCGCACCTCGACCCGCACCCCGACCCGACCCGCTCCACGACCCGACCCGGCCGGCAGCGCGGCTCCGCGCACGGGGAGCCCCTCCGCCGCCCCTCCGCTCCCTTTTTTTTCGTTTCAatccttgccttttcttttttctcctttttttattaagTCCAAAATATTTAATCCCACTATTCAACCGCTGACTCTGACAATAAATAACAATAACTTACGTTTGTTCGTTAAAGGCTCAAACAATCCGTCCTCCGTCCATTGATAACTTAACATTATTAGTACTGGTTTTCCCGTTAAAACAGTCTCGTTTCCGTGTCCCGTTTTTCCAGCGATCGTGCGGGGCCGGGCGCCGCGGCCCGGGAGAGGCATCGGCGTGAGATGAGGCTGGACGGCGCGGCTCGGCGGAGGGAGGGCCAGGCCGGCTCCGCGGCCGCGGGAAGGCGCGCACGCCGGGGGAGTCTCTCCCCCCTTttttgtattctcttttttttttttttcctctttccttttccctttccaaaaagggaagaaaagccgTCCCCGGCACAAGCGGCGGGCGAGACAGCCTGTCACCGTGCCGGGCTCCAGCGGGCAAATCCGCgtttctttggggaaaagaaacatCGAAATccgcagggaaaaaaaaaaaaaaaccaccaaaacaacgAAATAACCAGGGCGGGGGCTCTCTCTCCGGTCTGGTGAAGGCGGCGAGGATCCCGGTGCTTTTTTGGCCGTCAGTaacatattttttgtttgtttttaaataagaataattaaaaaacaaaggcgTTTGTCCGGCGCTCTGGGAGCGGCCCGGGGCCGGGTGTCTCATGCAGGGAGCGCAGGCATGCGGAAgtcccgcggcggcgggcggccggccgggccGCCTCACGTCTCGGCCGGGCTGGGCACCATGCTGTTGGGGGTGTCGGGGAGCTGGGAGGACAGCGAAGTCACGTCGCTGCCGGAGGAGGTGCCCAAGGAGCCGGACTCGGAGAAGGAGACCtgggggagggggatggggaagggagcgGCGGCGGTGAgggccccgtccccgtccccgtcccccctcccgcAGCGCCGGGGGCTGCCCGCGACCCGACGGGGGAGGGGGTCGGGCCCGGTCCGTCCCGGCCCGTCCCGGTCCGGTCCGGCGCGGTGCGGGGCGGCTCACCAGCTGTTGGAAGGCGGCGGGTTGCTCCAGGTCGCTCTGCAGGGCGAACTCGCTGAGCGCTTTCCAGGGCGGTTGGTAGGTCTGGACCTCCACGGCGCTGCCCTGCACGGCACTCTCGTGGCGGATGGGGCTGCCGGCCACCAGCGGCGTCCCGGTGAGGCCCTGCAGGCTCTGCGGGCACACGGGCCTTCCTTCAAGCGCGGCTGCCGCCCGAGCCCGACCACCCCaccagcccccgccgccgccgccgccgccaccaccacctcctcctccctccccggcggggcgggcgggcgggcgctcACCGTCTTGtcgctgtgctgctgctgctggagctgcttcaTGAGGATGGACTTCTTCTTGTCCTTGCAGCGCTTGTTCTGGAACCAGACGCGGATGACGCGGGGGCTGAGCCCCGTCATCTCCACCAGCTGCTCCTTCATCAGGGCGTCGGGGCGCGGGTTGGCGGCGTAGCAGGTCCGCAGCGTGTGCAGCTGCTTCTCGTTCAGCACCGTCCTCACGCGGGTGGTCTTCTCCGCCGCCTTGtgcgccggcggccgcggggcgggcggccgcccggGCACCGGCTctgcggcgggcggggagggcgcTCACCGtcagcgccgcccgcccgcccacagcaacccccccacccc
This window of the Accipiter gentilis chromosome 10, bAccGen1.1, whole genome shotgun sequence genome carries:
- the ISL2 gene encoding insulin gene enhancer protein ISL-2, whose translation is MVDILLPRPLPGAMGEPSKRRPGLALCAGCGGRIQDPFLLRVSPDLEWHVACLKCAECGQPLDETCTCFLRDGKAYCKRDYSRLFGIKCAQCRAAFSSSDLVMRARDHVYHLECFRCAACGRQLLPGDQFCLRERDLLCRADHGPTPDGSAAAAAARGPRSPALPPPAAHLAEPVPGRPPAPRPPAHKAAEKTTRVRTVLNEKQLHTLRTCYAANPRPDALMKEQLVEMTGLSPRVIRVWFQNKRCKDKKKSILMKQLQQQQHSDKTSLQGLTGTPLVAGSPIRHESAVQGSAVEVQTYQPPWKALSEFALQSDLEQPAAFQQLVSFSESGSLGTSSGSDVTSLSSQLPDTPNSMVPSPAET